One window of Salvelinus fontinalis isolate EN_2023a chromosome 19, ASM2944872v1, whole genome shotgun sequence genomic DNA carries:
- the pfkla gene encoding ATP-dependent 6-phosphofructokinase, liver type → MTDLERLKMTGAGKAIALLTSGGDAQGMNAAVRAVTRMGIFVGAKMYLVYEGYQGLVDGGDNIKLAHWQSVTNIIQQGGTVIGSARCKVFTTRNGRLAAAFNLVKRGITNLCVCGGDGSLTGANIFRSEWSGLLAELVQKGRITDTLAKQHDHLNIVGLVGSIDNDFCGTDMTIGADSALHRIMEIVDAITTTAQSHQRAFVLEVMGRHCGYLALVSALASGADWLFIPEAPPLEGWEDLMCARLEHSRSKGSRLNIVIIAEGAINRAGEPISSSYVKDLVEKRLGYDTRVTVLGHVQRGGTPSAFDRVLSSKVGVEAVVALLEATPETPACVIGLSGNQAVRLPLMECVQMTKEVQKAMNEKRFDEAIQLRGRSFENNWNMYKLLAFQKPAVTKSDHTLAVLNVGAPAAGMNAAVRSAVRVALAYGHKVYSVNDGFEGLANGAVTEMEWHGVAGWTGQGGSLLGTKRTLPSTCMQKIVDTINKHKIQALLIVGGFEAYEGVLELYDARSSFDELCIPMVVIPATISNNVPGTDFSLGADTAVNAAMESCDKIKQSATGTKRRVFVVETMGGYCGYLATYAGIAVGADAAYIFEDPFNLQDLKTNVEHLAEKMKEDIQRGLVLRNEKCHLHYTTDFIHKLYSAEGKGIFDCRVNVLGHLQQGGAPTPFDRNCGTKLGVKAVQWLTEKMINNFRQGRVFVNDPDTASVIGFSKKVLSFIPVTDLKAQTDFEHRMPKVQWWQNLHQILKMLAKHQTSFSEYVPGEMEHVTRRSLSIDTGF, encoded by the exons gGTGGCACGGTGATCGGCAGCGCTCGCTGTAAAGTGTTCACCACGAGGAACGGTCGCCTGGCAGCAGCCTTTAACCTGGTGAAGAGAGGCATCaccaatctgtgtgtgtgtggaggagacGGCAGCCTCACCGGAGCCAACATCTTCAGGAGCGAGTGGAGTGGACTGCTGGCTGAATTGGTTCAGAAAg GCCGGATCACCGACACCCTAGCgaaacagcatgatcacctgAACATCGTAGGGTTGGTTGGATCTATAGACAACGACTTCTGTGGGACAGACATGACCATAGGCGCTGACTCCGCTCTGCATCGCATCATGGAGATAGTGGACGCAATCACTACCACCGCACAGAG CCACCAGCGTGCCTTTGTCCTGGAGGTCATGGGACGACACTGTGG GTATCTAGCGTTGGTGTCCGCTCTGGCCTCCGGAGCAGACTGGCTCTTCATCCCAGAGGCTCCACCATTAGAGGGCTGGGAGGACCTCATGTGTGCCCGCTTGGAGCAT AGTCGCAGTAAGGGCTCCAGACTGAACATAGTAATCATCGCTGAAGGAGCCATCAACAGAGCTGGTGAACCCATCTCTTCAAGCTACGTCAAGGAT CTGGTAGAGAAGAGGCTGGGTTATGACACCCGGGTCACTGTCCTAGGTCATGTACAGCGAGGAGGAACACCCTCCGCCTTCGACCGGGTGCTG AGCAGTAAGGTAGGAGTGGAGGCTGTAGTCGCTCTGTTAGAGGCCACTCCAGAGACCCCGGCCTGTGTCATCGGCCTGTCAGGAAACCAGGCTGTCCGCCTGCCTCTTATGGAGTGTGTACAGATG ACTAAAGAGGTTCAGAAGGCCATGAATGAAAAGAGGTTTGATGAAGCCATCCAACTGAGAGGAAG GAGCTTCGAGAACAACTGGAACATGTACAAACTGCTAGCCTTTCAGAAGCCTGCTGTTACCAAG AGCGACCACACGCTGGCGGTGCTGAATGTGGGCGCTCCGGCAGCAGGGATGAATGCAGCGGTCCGCTCGGCTGTCAGGGTGGCGCTGGCCTACGGTCACAAGGTCTACTCTGTCAACGACGGCTTCGAGGGGCTGGCCAACGGAGCG GTGACAGAGATGGAGTGGCATGGTGTGGCTGGATGGACTGGCCAGGGTGGATCTCTTCTGGGAACTAAACG AACCCTTCCCAGTACCTGCATGCAGAAGATCGTGGACACCATCAACAAGCATAAAATCCAGGCTCTGCTGATCGTTGGGGGATTTGAG GCGTACGAGGGCGTGCTGGAGTTATATGATGCTCGTAGTAGTTTTGACGAGTTGTGTATCCCCATGGTGGTGATCCCCGCCACCATAAGTAATAACGTACCCGGGACAGACTTCAGTCTGGGGGCAGACACGGCTGTCAATGCTGCCATGGAG AGTTGTGATAAGATCAAGCAGTCGGCTACGGGGACCAAGAGAAGGGTGTTCGTAGTGGAGACTATGGGAGGCTACTGTGGTTACCTGGCAACCTACGCCGGTATCGCTGTGGGAGCGGACGCTGCTTACATCTTCGAGGACCCCTTCAACCTCCAGGACCTAAAG ACTAACGTGGAGCATCTCGCAGAGAAGATGAAGGAAGACATCCAGAGGGGTCTGGTGCTGAG GAATGAGAAGTGTCACCTTCACTACACCACTGATTTCATCCACAAGCTGTATTCTGCCGAAGGGAAGGGCATCTTCGACTGCAGGGTCAACGTGCTGGGGCACCTCCAGCAG GGAGGTGCACCAACACCCTTCGACAGAAACTGTGGCACCAAGCTGGGTGTGAAGGCTGTGCAGTGGCTCACAGAGAAGATGATCAACAACTTCAGACAAG GTCGTGTGTTCGTCAATGACCCAGACACAGCGTCTGTCATCGGCTTCAGTAAGAAGGTCCTTTCCTTCATCCCTGTGACTGACCTTAAGGCACAGACTGACTTTGA GCACCGGATGCCCAAGGTCCAGTGGTGGCAGAACCTGCATCAGATTCTGAAGATGTTGGCCAAGCACCAGACCAGCTTCAGCGAGTACGTCCCTGGAGAGATGGAACATGTGACCCGACGCTCTCTCAGCATCGACACTGGCTTCTAG